In one Candidatus Omnitrophota bacterium genomic region, the following are encoded:
- a CDS encoding type II secretion system protein, producing the protein MKKSKYAFTLIELLIVVAIIGVLAAIAVPNFINARLRALIVRVYADEKAVNDAYMMYRLDNPAWPPHIDGDPAQHRYVTTPIAYLTTSIWDPFQKPGVTNSASLGWYMGQYHQEPGRQMRNEFIATGDPAAKRYAEQYKNAAFFCRSVGPDMDKVMEYSLPYDITNGLVSQGTLCSPLLAAWEDRYPFK; encoded by the coding sequence ATGAAAAAATCGAAATACGCTTTCACGCTTATCGAATTGCTGATCGTTGTGGCCATCATCGGCGTCCTCGCCGCCATCGCCGTACCCAATTTCATCAACGCCCGCCTGCGCGCGCTCATCGTCCGCGTCTACGCCGACGAGAAGGCGGTCAACGACGCCTATATGATGTACCGCCTGGACAATCCCGCCTGGCCGCCTCACATCGATGGCGATCCCGCCCAACACCGCTACGTTACTACGCCTATCGCCTATCTCACTACATCGATCTGGGACCCCTTTCAAAAGCCCGGCGTAACGAATTCCGCTTCCTTAGGATGGTATATGGGGCAGTATCACCAAGAACCAGGCCGTCAAATGCGCAACGAATTTATTGCAACGGGCGATCCGGCGGCGAAACGCTACGCGGAGCAATACAAAAACGCCGCCTTCTTTTGCCGCTCCGTCGGTCCTGATATGGATAAAGTTATGGAATACTCGCTTCCGTATGACATTACCAACGGCCTGGTAAGCCAGGGTACGCTTTGCTCCCCATTGCTTGCCGCCTGGGAAGACCGGTATCCTTTTAAATAA
- a CDS encoding dynamin family protein encodes MDISNYTECRLSLLQSVEKLLDIREDLKSKYLAAFPSLPDKLKSALDSLDKHRTRMKSERLYVAFIGGFSAGKSSLVNAILGDYILPEAPEITTTVPTFLQRSANGGNHVEIHYLNKDEIDNLDFMYRKELIAAFNAPSFENMPYQNLISEIDGRASDGENRTLVQYFKNFNNLKNQRKALQNPPVKSASLDEARELIANEKESVFIDRVVLNIACDLPEDVTFVDLPGVSVPNPRHRKVTYHFIEKKAHAVVFVLLALRVFDKDEHEIMQIIRKGDEGVAQKTFWVLNRWDGLTTDEQRQRTDRNFNRAMKDDFGINDYKYFKTNALYGLLAQMRLQDIPIADPRLGNHEIQYRQDLQTRYQGNHHLVLEDSQILELKDSLFDFLNNKIRDVTIQSYVSQLRNNICDPLYQLSTNVKKDYESYLDSRIDKDLKNDIKTQADLKVAESKTLIKENIDAMLTDVIMDKLEKFKNSDELQSVRGHILDTITQGLETDAQQAYIEIVSQPYRKFPYYFEIETKIIDKLNLLVKQKFIEVTKANVSAIFDEFVIKTNAVIESLNRDIEFDRLFQENIDSILDKQGFVTTIRGIVDNYARDLDDILVYKPKSVWTKWLRPLDLCDKLLDIAKVGYDRLHSSQNEIQKEDLHRKTQKIRELLGAHYIEKADKFYNHVLTHLWTAIKDHLIIVRGKLEEMLDDDYKQLLLKRLENELPSQYEEKKKEFNKRCLLVRELLDELNCVNDNISRVRSQVYA; translated from the coding sequence ATGGATATCTCGAATTATACGGAATGCCGTTTGTCTTTATTGCAATCCGTGGAAAAATTATTGGACATCCGCGAGGATTTGAAGAGCAAATACCTGGCGGCCTTCCCTTCTCTTCCCGATAAATTGAAATCGGCGCTGGATAGTTTGGACAAACACCGCACCCGCATGAAATCGGAACGGTTGTATGTCGCCTTCATCGGCGGATTCAGCGCCGGCAAGTCGTCGTTGGTGAACGCTATTCTGGGCGATTACATCCTGCCCGAAGCGCCGGAAATCACGACGACGGTTCCCACCTTCCTGCAAAGAAGCGCCAACGGCGGCAATCATGTCGAAATTCACTATCTTAACAAGGACGAAATCGACAACCTCGATTTCATGTACCGCAAGGAACTGATCGCCGCCTTTAACGCGCCGTCCTTCGAAAACATGCCCTATCAGAATCTGATTAGCGAAATCGACGGCCGCGCCAGCGACGGCGAAAACCGCACTCTGGTTCAATATTTCAAGAATTTCAACAACCTCAAAAACCAGCGCAAAGCGCTGCAAAATCCGCCAGTGAAGTCGGCTTCCCTGGATGAAGCGCGGGAGCTCATCGCCAACGAAAAAGAATCCGTCTTCATCGACCGGGTGGTCTTGAACATCGCCTGCGATCTGCCGGAAGACGTCACCTTCGTCGATCTTCCCGGCGTCAGCGTTCCCAATCCCCGCCATCGCAAGGTCACCTATCATTTCATCGAAAAGAAAGCCCACGCCGTCGTCTTCGTTTTGCTCGCTCTGCGCGTCTTCGACAAGGACGAACACGAGATCATGCAAATCATCCGCAAAGGCGACGAAGGCGTCGCTCAGAAAACCTTCTGGGTTCTCAACCGCTGGGACGGTCTCACCACCGATGAGCAGCGCCAGCGCACCGACCGCAATTTCAACCGCGCCATGAAGGACGATTTCGGCATCAACGACTACAAGTATTTCAAAACCAACGCGCTCTACGGCCTATTGGCGCAAATGCGCCTGCAAGACATCCCCATCGCCGATCCCCGCCTCGGCAACCATGAAATCCAATACCGCCAGGACTTGCAAACCCGATACCAAGGCAATCATCATCTGGTGCTGGAAGACAGCCAAATTTTGGAGTTGAAGGATTCGCTCTTCGATTTTCTCAACAACAAAATCCGCGATGTTACCATTCAAAGCTACGTCAGCCAATTGCGCAACAATATCTGTGATCCCCTTTATCAATTGTCGACGAACGTCAAGAAGGATTACGAATCCTACCTGGACAGCCGCATCGACAAAGATTTGAAGAACGACATCAAGACGCAGGCGGATTTGAAAGTCGCCGAGAGCAAGACCCTCATCAAAGAAAACATCGACGCCATGCTCACCGACGTCATCATGGACAAGTTGGAAAAATTCAAGAACAGCGACGAGCTCCAATCCGTGCGCGGGCACATCCTCGACACCATCACGCAAGGTTTGGAGACAGACGCCCAGCAGGCGTACATCGAAATCGTCAGCCAGCCTTACCGCAAGTTCCCCTACTATTTCGAAATCGAAACCAAAATCATCGACAAACTGAATTTATTAGTCAAGCAGAAATTCATCGAAGTGACTAAAGCCAACGTCTCCGCCATCTTCGACGAGTTCGTTATCAAAACCAATGCCGTCATCGAATCCCTCAACCGCGATATCGAGTTCGACCGCCTGTTCCAGGAAAACATTGACAGCATCCTTGACAAGCAGGGTTTCGTCACCACCATCCGCGGCATAGTGGACAACTACGCCCGCGATCTCGACGACATTCTCGTCTACAAACCTAAAAGCGTCTGGACGAAATGGCTGCGTCCGCTTGATCTCTGCGACAAATTACTCGACATCGCCAAAGTCGGCTACGACCGGCTGCATAGCAGCCAGAACGAAATCCAAAAAGAGGACTTACATCGCAAGACGCAAAAAATCCGCGAACTGCTTGGCGCGCATTACATCGAAAAGGCGGATAAATTCTATAATCACGTTTTGACGCACCTATGGACGGCCATCAAGGATCACTTGATTATCGTACGCGGAAAATTGGAGGAGATGCTCGACGACGACTATAAGCAACTGCTCCTCAAGCGTCTCGAAAACGAACTGCCTTCGCAGTACGAAGAGAAGAAAAAAGAGTTCAACAAACGCTGCCTTTTAGTCCGCGAGCTGTTGGACGAGTTGAATTGCGTTAACGACAATATTTCCCGCGTGCGGAGCCAGGTGTACGCTTGA
- a CDS encoding DUF4160 domain-containing protein has product MGCRISTPNGGQTGVFSISDLKIIEGRLPKRVIALVLEWAFEHRDELMIDWQLATAKKPLQKISPLE; this is encoded by the coding sequence ATGGGATGCCGCATTTCCACGCCAAATGGAGGCCAGACCGGAGTTTTTTCCATTTCCGATTTAAAAATCATCGAAGGGCGTTTACCCAAGCGAGTGATCGCGCTAGTTCTCGAATGGGCGTTCGAACATCGAGATGAGTTAATGATAGATTGGCAGCTGGCTACGGCGAAAAAACCTTTGCAAAAGATATCTCCCCTAGAATAG
- a CDS encoding DUF2442 domain-containing protein: protein MHFVKNAAYTSEYKLLLSFEDGSVKLVDLEPHLDGEIFEPLKDMNYFKTAWVNPDIDTIMWDNGADMSPDFLYEIGKPVHECDCIHLTEAKL from the coding sequence ATGCACTTTGTTAAAAACGCGGCCTATACATCCGAATATAAATTGCTGCTGTCTTTTGAAGACGGGAGCGTTAAGCTTGTTGATCTGGAACCTCATTTGGATGGAGAAATCTTCGAGCCGTTGAAAGATATGAACTATTTTAAAACGGCATGGGTCAATCCCGATATTGATACGATTATGTGGGACAATGGAGCGGATATGTCTCCTGATTTTTTGTACGAAATTGGAAAACCGGTTCATGAATGCGATTGTATTCATCTGACAGAGGCGAAACTATGA
- a CDS encoding prepilin-type N-terminal cleavage/methylation domain-containing protein encodes MNKPTAFTLIELLIVVAIIGVLAAIAVPNFINAQIRAKCSRAFSEERSIESAYMTYFMDNNAWPPHFDGPAQHRFLTTPISYLTTSVADVFAQNEPAKKDPLWQNTWGQYHAEPSMCWNKLLYGYENGVKNDPDYFANNSNASFFLLSFGPDADLDSPRPAAGRYDSSNGVVSNGDILRPIQGQLREGYPYTELIDVTHR; translated from the coding sequence ATGAATAAGCCAACCGCCTTCACTCTCATCGAATTATTGATCGTAGTCGCCATCATCGGCGTCCTGGCCGCTATTGCCGTCCCCAATTTCATCAACGCGCAGATTCGCGCCAAATGCTCCCGCGCTTTTTCGGAAGAACGCTCCATCGAGAGCGCTTATATGACGTACTTCATGGACAACAACGCCTGGCCGCCTCATTTCGACGGCCCGGCCCAGCATCGTTTCTTGACCACGCCTATATCCTACCTTACTACCTCCGTCGCCGACGTTTTCGCCCAAAACGAACCAGCGAAAAAAGACCCTCTCTGGCAGAATACGTGGGGACAGTACCACGCCGAGCCGTCCATGTGTTGGAACAAACTGCTTTACGGCTACGAAAATGGAGTGAAAAACGATCCCGATTATTTTGCGAATAACAGCAATGCTTCCTTTTTCCTGCTAAGTTTCGGCCCCGATGCCGATTTGGACTCTCCCCGCCCCGCCGCTGGACGCTACGATTCTTCCAACGGCGTCGTCAGCAACGGCGACATCTTGCGTCCCATCCAAGGTCAACTCCGCGAGGGCTACCCCTACACGGAATTGATCGACGTTACCCATCGATAA